A genome region from Yoonia vestfoldensis includes the following:
- a CDS encoding cytochrome-c peroxidase, which yields MRLVLGFAVMAGNAAAQDLPRALSDADFRLVNRAEAELGQFLFYDPILSGNRDVSCATCHHPAFGTGDGLSLGLGDGGTGLGPDRVADPANRPEQRIPRNAPALFNLGAHEFAVLFHDGRIEVDPARPGGLRTPLADDMVAGFASLLSAQTMFPVLSADEMAGHYSENDVAQAVRRGMITGQGGAWDIIAKRVADIPAYSDAFIAVYDHIDSPDQIGFTDISNAVAAFMELEWRSDNAPFDAVLRGEATLPEPAATGMALFYGAAGCVSCHSGPFLTDHQFHAMGVPQIGPGKAERFESHASDLGRYRVTGDAADLYAFRTPSLRNVALTGPYGHSGAYADLRAFLVAHLDPVAALEAYTLDLALLPDLPVDDTRGRADDAAIAAAVTVAPVNVDAAGLEALLAFLDSLTDPNAQAGVLGIPDAVPSGLAVARMPEG from the coding sequence ATGCGTCTGGTTTTGGGGTTTGCCGTGATGGCGGGCAATGCGGCGGCGCAGGATTTGCCGCGCGCGTTAAGCGATGCCGATTTCAGGCTCGTCAACCGCGCCGAGGCGGAACTGGGCCAGTTTCTGTTCTATGACCCGATCCTGTCGGGCAACCGTGATGTGTCTTGTGCGACCTGCCATCACCCTGCCTTTGGCACCGGTGACGGGCTGTCGCTGGGTCTGGGCGATGGCGGCACGGGGCTTGGCCCTGACCGTGTGGCCGACCCCGCCAACCGGCCAGAACAGCGCATCCCGCGCAATGCGCCGGCCTTGTTCAATCTTGGCGCGCATGAATTTGCCGTCCTGTTCCATGATGGCCGGATCGAGGTGGACCCCGCCCGCCCCGGTGGCCTGCGCACGCCGCTGGCCGACGACATGGTTGCGGGTTTTGCCTCGCTTCTCTCGGCGCAGACGATGTTTCCGGTGCTGTCTGCGGATGAAATGGCCGGCCATTACAGCGAAAACGACGTGGCCCAGGCGGTCCGGCGCGGCATGATCACGGGGCAGGGTGGTGCTTGGGATATCATCGCCAAACGTGTCGCGGATATCCCCGCCTATAGCGATGCTTTCATCGCGGTTTATGACCATATCGACAGCCCCGACCAGATCGGGTTTACCGATATTTCCAACGCGGTTGCGGCCTTCATGGAATTGGAATGGCGGTCCGACAATGCCCCCTTTGACGCGGTCCTGCGCGGCGAGGCCACCTTGCCCGAACCCGCCGCCACCGGCATGGCGCTGTTTTATGGCGCGGCGGGCTGCGTCAGCTGCCATTCCGGCCCTTTCCTGACCGACCATCAGTTTCACGCGATGGGCGTGCCACAGATCGGGCCGGGCAAGGCGGAACGGTTCGAAAGCCATGCCAGCGATCTGGGCCGCTACCGTGTCACGGGCGATGCGGCGGACCTTTACGCCTTTCGCACGCCCAGCCTGCGCAATGTGGCGCTGACCGGCCCTTATGGGCATTCGGGGGCCTATGCCGATCTGCGCGCTTTCCTGGTCGCGCATCTTGATCCGGTGGCAGCGCTAGAGGCTTATACGCTCGATCTTGCGCTGCTGCCTGATCTGCCGGTCGATGATACGCGCGGGCGCGCCGATGATGCGGCGATTGCGGCGGCGGTGACAGTCGCGCCGGTCAATGTGGATGCGGCGGGGCTGGAGGCTTTGCTGGCCTTTCTGGACAGCCTGACAGATCCCAATGCGCAGGCGGGCGTGCTGGGCATCCCCGATGCGGTGCCAAGCGGTCTAGCCGTCGCGCGGATGCCCGAGGGTTAG
- a CDS encoding DUF3422 family protein has product MPPIADHPQRYTLANELHARPFPAVGAPSRAAYLAIKPASNAAGRDRAADRAHLIDLLDRFGAQHPQPDATHYFGTIGKHQLKWESHTEFVTYTVFGEGVASRPFDAATFEVFPDDWLSKAPGTRVTSALIRIEVVDGDDGILKKAQDWFVPESLAISRVVENDLVIAGDFRIDTAGHMRFAVFARPHVDDRRIGRVVQRLCEIETYKAMSMLALSKARSLGPKMAEFDRILTSLLEDMRLSMADPAKVLQSLLQVSAEIENTIAQTTFRFGAAGAYETIVNQRIAVLREERFGGRQTFGEFMMRRFDPAMRTVKSTEARLYAMSERALRAGDLLRTRVDVERSAQNQELLTSMDKRADLQLRLQRTVEGLSVVAISYYAVNLALYMAAPLEQAFGITKPVMTAVATPIVLVLVWLMVSRIRKRME; this is encoded by the coding sequence ATGCCGCCGATTGCCGACCATCCCCAGCGCTATACTTTGGCGAATGAACTGCATGCGCGCCCATTCCCGGCGGTGGGCGCGCCCAGCCGTGCGGCCTATCTGGCGATCAAACCGGCCAGCAATGCCGCGGGCCGCGACCGTGCGGCGGATCGCGCGCATCTGATCGATCTGCTGGACCGGTTCGGCGCGCAGCATCCGCAGCCCGATGCCACGCATTATTTTGGCACCATCGGCAAGCATCAGCTGAAATGGGAAAGCCATACCGAATTCGTGACCTATACGGTCTTTGGCGAAGGTGTCGCCTCGCGCCCCTTTGATGCCGCCACATTCGAGGTGTTTCCCGATGATTGGCTGTCCAAGGCACCGGGGACGCGGGTGACATCGGCGCTGATCAGGATCGAGGTGGTCGATGGCGATGACGGCATTTTGAAAAAGGCGCAAGATTGGTTCGTGCCGGAAAGCCTTGCGATCAGCCGGGTTGTGGAAAACGATCTGGTGATCGCGGGTGATTTCCGCATCGATACGGCAGGGCATATGCGCTTTGCCGTCTTTGCCCGCCCGCATGTCGATGACCGCCGGATCGGCCGGGTGGTCCAACGCCTGTGCGAGATCGAGACCTATAAGGCGATGTCGATGCTGGCCCTGTCCAAGGCGCGCTCGCTGGGGCCGAAGATGGCGGAATTCGACAGGATCCTGACCAGCCTGCTGGAAGATATGCGCCTGTCGATGGCCGACCCCGCCAAGGTGCTGCAATCTTTGTTGCAGGTCTCGGCCGAGATCGAGAATACGATTGCGCAGACCACATTCCGCTTTGGCGCGGCGGGGGCCTATGAAACCATCGTCAACCAGCGCATTGCGGTCCTGCGCGAAGAAAGGTTCGGCGGGCGCCAGACATTCGGCGAATTCATGATGCGCCGGTTCGACCCCGCCATGCGCACCGTCAAATCCACCGAAGCGCGGCTTTACGCCATGTCCGAACGCGCCTTGCGGGCGGGGGATTTGCTGCGCACCCGGGTCGATGTCGAACGCTCGGCGCAGAATCAGGAATTGCTGACCAGCATGGACAAGCGCGCCGATCTGCAACTGCGCCTGCAGCGCACGGTCGAGGGTCTGTCGGTTGTCGCAATCAGCTATTACGCCGTCAATCTGGCGCTTTACATGGCCGCGCCGCTGGAACAGGCTTTTGGCATCACCAAACCCGTGATGACGGCGGTCGCCACGCCGATCGTGCTGGTGCTGGTCTGGCTGATGGTCAGCCGGATTCGCAAACGGATGGAATGA
- a CDS encoding pseudouridine synthase, whose amino-acid sequence MSRIVLFNKPFGVLSQFTDARSPSPRPTLSAYVALPGVYPAGRLDRDSEGLLVLTDDGALQARIADPRYKLPKTYLVQVEGAPTDADLAPLREGVLLNDGPTRPAQVQLIAPPVLWDRDPPVRFRKSVPDRWIAITIKEGRNRQVRRMTAHIGFPTLRLVRWQIGDWTLDGLGPGAWRDTTPR is encoded by the coding sequence ATGTCGCGCATCGTGCTGTTCAACAAACCTTTTGGCGTCCTGTCGCAATTCACCGATGCGCGCAGCCCCTCGCCCCGCCCCACGCTGTCGGCCTATGTCGCGCTGCCGGGCGTCTATCCTGCCGGGCGGCTGGATCGCGACAGCGAAGGATTGCTGGTGCTGACCGATGACGGGGCCTTGCAAGCGCGGATCGCGGATCCACGCTACAAACTGCCGAAAACCTATCTGGTACAAGTCGAAGGCGCGCCGACCGACGCCGATCTGGCCCCGCTGCGGGAGGGTGTTTTGCTGAACGATGGGCCGACACGGCCTGCGCAGGTGCAGCTGATCGCGCCGCCCGTGCTATGGGACCGCGACCCGCCGGTGCGGTTTCGCAAATCGGTCCCGGATCGCTGGATCGCAATCACGATCAAGGAAGGCCGCAACCGCCAGGTCCGCCGGATGACGGCGCATATCGGCTTTCCGACACTGCGGCTGGTGCGCTGGCAGATCGGCGATTGGACCCTGGACGGGCTGGGCCCTGGTGCCTGGCGCGACACCACGCCGCGGTGA
- a CDS encoding beta strand repeat-containing protein, with translation MEYHRPTRQRDPSNPKYALQKQKVINGSVVMASALGLGACRSSEGSTEAATTTVSGLAIKGLLDDFRVFLDDNDNGVHDPGESFAITHADGTFSLRGPIDSGLAGEVTATTTDAASGRVLSGFFAETPAGATIMSPMTTVLAQTTLSEAELRQALGLSVDLLSYNPFDAANISTAAARDAEHVAQQLANITRALTGLGQGAGLDARPAFDIASSALNTVLVQHVAQNPKSEMDLWGDATIGAVLSAYRAGLEAAGHSTSVFDALRAEIDSAMDIVNQRILAVGNLTSTEARAVFGLPSDLYAQVKDAATAIANGQANPGLSLDTWAGLERQLAENGFTPPAPPAPAGPAPVLSVNNPTDTFTVQSDIDATLEVTGGGVLANLVGGNAFTLVQQGVVTTGTLFARANGQTSSVSAQTFTLGTAGNDTIDTSGAGNRVDFIFGGDGSDNIDAGAGNDHIAGGDGNDTLDGGAGNDVIRAGDGDDTVIADENDATVRGGNGTDILTVAANFAPNAINQFAEFERIEITANNLTVNYSGQNFGVGLTIDGGAVLASTITGTSGNDTITGGAGNDTISGSFGDDAIDGGQGDDALSGGAGNDIFTIGSGTDTISDLGTGDVFTVAAGAKVRATVNGAFTATNATENLGGANTDARVTAGIGATGVDMSLASVTNAATGGFHMLVDVIAIGSYVGSAGNDIITNTNNMNGVTIIGGAGADDLDGSDGGGTGNPNDVFIIAAAADHAAGEDIDGNAGTDTIRFTSTTANETLTLNAGVTVETIEISDAAGENTGTTALNVDARNMAASEDVTLIGNDGSNSLIGNDGGNIITGGAGADTLTGGAGADTFAGFSAEDQSVVASAVDVTAVNIMPGDSFTFETVLMLLLILFPAPISSM, from the coding sequence ATGGAATATCATCGTCCAACTCGTCAGCGAGACCCCTCAAATCCCAAATATGCTTTACAAAAACAGAAAGTCATCAACGGGTCAGTCGTGATGGCTTCAGCGTTGGGGCTTGGCGCTTGCCGCAGCTCAGAAGGTTCGACCGAGGCTGCAACGACCACGGTAAGTGGCTTGGCTATCAAAGGGCTGTTGGATGATTTCCGTGTCTTCCTCGATGACAACGACAATGGCGTGCATGATCCCGGCGAAAGCTTTGCGATAACGCATGCGGACGGTACCTTCAGTTTGCGAGGACCGATAGATTCCGGACTTGCCGGTGAAGTAACCGCTACAACGACCGATGCGGCCTCAGGACGGGTGCTTTCAGGCTTTTTTGCGGAAACGCCGGCAGGGGCAACAATTATGTCGCCAATGACCACGGTGCTTGCTCAGACCACATTGTCCGAGGCCGAGCTACGTCAGGCCTTGGGGCTGTCAGTCGACCTGTTGAGCTACAATCCGTTTGATGCAGCTAATATCAGCACTGCAGCTGCTCGGGATGCCGAACATGTGGCCCAGCAACTTGCCAATATCACCCGCGCATTAACCGGCCTTGGTCAGGGGGCAGGACTTGACGCACGTCCAGCCTTTGATATCGCGTCTAGCGCCTTGAACACGGTCCTTGTGCAGCACGTCGCCCAAAACCCCAAGAGCGAGATGGATCTGTGGGGGGATGCGACCATTGGGGCGGTTTTGAGCGCATACCGGGCGGGTCTTGAAGCGGCAGGCCATTCCACTTCTGTTTTTGACGCGCTGCGGGCAGAGATAGACAGCGCGATGGACATCGTGAACCAGCGTATCCTTGCGGTTGGCAACCTGACCTCGACCGAAGCGCGGGCGGTCTTTGGGTTACCATCAGACCTCTATGCCCAGGTAAAGGATGCAGCGACAGCAATCGCGAATGGCCAAGCCAACCCCGGCCTGTCTCTTGACACATGGGCAGGTTTGGAACGGCAACTGGCCGAGAACGGCTTCACGCCACCAGCGCCGCCCGCACCCGCAGGCCCAGCACCGGTATTGTCCGTGAACAACCCGACCGACACATTCACCGTTCAGTCCGATATTGACGCGACGCTCGAGGTGACAGGCGGTGGCGTTCTGGCCAACCTTGTCGGCGGCAATGCTTTCACGCTGGTTCAGCAGGGGGTTGTCACCACAGGCACCTTGTTCGCCCGTGCGAATGGTCAGACGAGTTCCGTCTCGGCGCAGACATTCACCCTCGGCACCGCAGGCAATGATACAATTGACACCTCCGGGGCGGGTAATCGTGTCGACTTCATTTTTGGCGGCGACGGCAGCGACAATATCGACGCCGGAGCGGGAAACGACCACATCGCCGGTGGCGATGGAAATGACACCCTCGATGGGGGTGCGGGCAATGACGTAATCCGTGCCGGAGATGGAGATGACACGGTGATTGCTGATGAAAACGATGCGACCGTACGCGGTGGAAATGGAACGGATATTCTAACCGTCGCGGCAAATTTTGCGCCAAATGCAATCAATCAGTTCGCAGAGTTCGAGCGAATTGAAATCACAGCAAACAACCTTACCGTCAATTACTCAGGTCAAAATTTTGGTGTGGGCCTCACGATCGATGGGGGCGCCGTTCTGGCAAGCACCATTACGGGGACAAGTGGCAATGACACAATAACTGGCGGAGCCGGCAACGACACGATCAGTGGATCATTCGGAGATGATGCGATTGATGGCGGCCAGGGCGATGATGCGCTGAGTGGTGGTGCGGGCAATGACATCTTCACTATTGGATCAGGGACAGACACGATAAGCGACTTAGGGACTGGGGATGTGTTCACAGTCGCGGCGGGCGCGAAGGTCAGAGCAACAGTGAACGGCGCATTCACTGCAACAAACGCAACCGAAAATTTGGGTGGAGCCAACACAGATGCGCGAGTAACAGCTGGTATTGGTGCGACTGGTGTCGACATGTCGCTTGCATCGGTTACCAACGCTGCGACCGGCGGGTTTCATATGTTGGTCGACGTCATAGCCATAGGCAGCTACGTCGGATCTGCAGGCAACGACATCATCACCAATACGAATAACATGAACGGCGTAACAATAATTGGCGGCGCTGGAGCCGATGATCTGGACGGCAGCGACGGCGGCGGCACAGGCAATCCGAACGATGTGTTCATCATTGCGGCTGCAGCTGATCACGCAGCTGGCGAGGATATCGATGGAAATGCTGGGACAGACACAATTCGTTTTACCTCGACAACGGCGAACGAGACCCTGACACTCAATGCGGGCGTCACTGTCGAGACGATTGAGATCAGCGATGCTGCAGGCGAAAATACTGGCACAACTGCGCTAAACGTTGACGCTCGTAACATGGCCGCAAGTGAAGACGTGACCCTTATCGGCAATGACGGGAGCAATAGCCTGATAGGCAACGATGGAGGGAATATAATCACTGGTGGTGCAGGTGCGGATACGCTGACGGGTGGCGCAGGTGCGGATACGTTTGCAGGTTTCAGTGCGGAAGATCAGAGCGTGGTTGCTAGTGCCGTCGACGTTACTGCTGTTAATATCATGCCTGGTGACAGCTTCACGTTTGAAACGGTGTTGATGTTATTACTGATTTTGTTTCCGGCACCGATAAGCTCGATGTAA